From the Brassica napus cultivar Da-Ae chromosome A8, Da-Ae, whole genome shotgun sequence genome, one window contains:
- the LOC106360510 gene encoding chorismate synthase, chloroplastic encodes MASSLTSKSILGSTKPGSSSLSPELRRLSSPAVQISIRTQTKKSLQIQATGSSYGTHFRVSTFGESHGGGVGCIIDGCPPRIPLSESDLQFDLDRRRPGQSRITTPRKETDTCRISSGVSEGMTTGTPIHVFVPNTDQRGLDYSEMSVAYRPSHADATYDMKYGVRSVQGGGRSSARETIGRVAPGALARKILKQFAGTEILAYVSQVHQVVLPEDLVDHENLTLEQIENNIVRCPNPEYAEKMIAAIDAVRTKGNSVGGVVTCIVRNAPRGLGTPVFDKLEAELAKACMSLPATKGFEFGSGFSGTFLTGLEHNDEFYTDENGRIRTKTNRSGGIQGGISNGEIINMRVAFKPTSTIGRKQNTVTRDKKETEMIARGRHDPCVVPRAVPMVEAMVALVLVDQLMAQYAQCHLFPINPELQEPLRTASPVELEQPQNAAAL; translated from the exons ATGGCGTCTTCTCTCACCTCCAAATCCATTCTCGGATCCACCAAACCCggttcttcttctctctctccggAGCTCCGTCGTCTCTCGTCTCCGGCCGTCCAGATCTCAATCCGAACCCAAACCAAGAAGAGCCTCC AGATACAAGCTACTGGGAGCTCATACGGGACTCATTTTCGAGTTTCCACCTTTGGAGAATCACACGGAGGAGGTGTTGGTTGTATAATTGATGGATGTCCTCCTCGGATTCCACTCTCTGAATCTGATTTGCAATTCGATCTTGACAGGAG GAGACCTGGTCAGAGCCGGATCACCACTCCTAGAAAAGAGACTGATACTTGCCGGATATCTTCTGGAGTCTCCGAAG GAATGACGACAGGAACACCTATCCATGTGTTTGTGCCTAACACAGATCAGAGAGGACTT GATTACAGTGAAATGTCGGTTGCTTATAGGCCATCACATGCTGATGCAACTTATGACATGAAGTATGGTGTCAGATCAGTTCAG gGTGGTGGGAGATCGTCAGCTAGAGAGACCATAGGAAGAGTTGCTCCTGGAGCTTTGGCCAGGAAAATTTTGAAGCAATTTGCAGGAACTGAG ATTCTTGCCTATGTCTCGCAAGTCCACCAGGTTGTACTTCCAGAGGATTTGGTTGACCACGAGAATTTGACACTCGAACAG ATAGAAAACAACATCGTCAGGTGCCCTAATCCCGAGTACGCTGAAAAGATGATAGCTGCGATTGATGCTGTCAGAACTAAAGGAAACTCTGTTGGTGGTGTTGTGACCTGCATCGTTCGGAATGCTCCACGT GGGCTTGGAACACCGGTTTTCGATAAACTTGAAGCAGAACTGGCGAAAGCTTGTATGTCGTTACCTGCAACAAAGGGCTTTGAGTTCGGGAGTGGCTTCTCAG GTACCTTTCTGACTGGTCTTGAACACAATGATGAGTTCTACACTGATGAAAATGGAAGAATCCGGACAAAAACAAACCGGTCTGGTGGAATTCAG GGAGGGATATCAAATGGTGAGATAATAAACATGAGAGTAGCCTTCAAGCCAACATCTACAATTGGA AGGAAGCAGAATACTGTAACCAGAGATAAGAAAGAAACTGAGATGATTGCGCGTGGACGTCACGATCCTTGTGTTGTTCCACGAG CTGTGCCAATGGTGGAAGCAATGGTTGCTTTAGTTCTTGTGGATCAGTTGATGGCGCAATACGCACAGTGCCATTTGTTTCCAATAAATCCAGAGCTGCAGGAACCTCTTCGGACAGCTTCTCCTGTCGAGCTCGAGCAGCCGCAAAATGCTGCTGCTTTGTAA
- the LOC106359496 gene encoding SKP1-like protein 13 gives MSTFKIITLKSCDDKIFEVEEAVAVQSQMIAHMVEDDCVDGEIPISNVTGAILAKVIEYCEKHLVNPDVDGDSSSSTEDELKNWDAEFMKNMDREMLFALIMAANYLNTKDLLDLICQTIADMIKGFSVDEVRTFFNIQNDFTPEEEAEIRAETEWAFE, from the coding sequence ATGTCGACGTTTAAAATTATCACGTTGAAGAGCTGCGATGACAAGATCTTTGAGGTTGAAGAAGCGGTGGCTGTACAGTCACAAATGATAGCTCACATGGTTGAAGATGACTGTGTTGATGGTGAAATCCCTATTTCCAATGTCACCGGCGCGATTCTCGCCAAAGTGATCGAATATTGCGAAAAACATCTTGTCAACCCCGATGTCGATGGTGATTCATCTTCTTCCACAGAAGATGAACTCAAGAATTGGGATGCTGAGTTCATGAAGAATATGGATCGGGAGATGCTTTTTGCCTTGATAATGGCTGCTAATTATCTAAACACCAAGGATCTTCTTGATCTCATTTGCCAAACTATAGCTGATATGATCAAAGGTTTTTCTGTAGACGAGGTTCGAACATTCTTCAACATTCAAAATGATTTTACACcggaagaagaagcagagatTCGCGCCGAAACTGAATGGGCTTTTGAATAA